From one Lycium ferocissimum isolate CSIRO_LF1 chromosome 7, AGI_CSIRO_Lferr_CH_V1, whole genome shotgun sequence genomic stretch:
- the LOC132063776 gene encoding putative RING-H2 finger protein ATL21A, with the protein MGILNFISFSFLLCSTVYARYDCPDSICGNSHFDIRFPFGIEGQNLHNCSYPRFSLRCSNQGRTVLSLPGAGDYYVRDIDYRTQEIQLYDPSNCLPKRLFDFNTTTSPSSPFKAVSYLNYTLLNCSANMVFSRLNVIGCLSNSITSILATSSMSIASQMTSLYNCSIINNSSVPVSWAFQYESDFLTDLNTDLVLTWDEPNCKKCEAKHGVCGFKNAINGEIQCFDGHGTGSQKGRQVFKFIAITLLIPAITCIIGVSCYICLDYSRFRLAVDAIQNITTTTTVAPQPASSTGLDNSTIESYTKVVLGESRRVPGPNHENCPICLAEYHPNEIVKCIPECEHCFHDECIDEWLKINGSCPVCRNNPSPATLC; encoded by the exons ATGGGTATTCTGaacttcatctctttctcttttcttctctgTTCAACTGTCTATGCAAGATACGATTGCCCAGATTCCATTTGTGGGAATAGCCACTTTGATATACGATTTCCTTTTGGAATAGAAGGCCAGAACCTTCACAACTGTAGTTATCCTCGTTTCAGTCTTAGATGCAGCAATCAAGGAAGAACAGTTCTAAGTCTTCCAGGTGCAGGTGATTACTATGTACGTGATATAGACTACCGTACCCAAGAAATACAACTCTATGATCCATCTAATTGCCTCCCAAAACGGCTGTTCGATTTCAACACTACTACTTCTCCTTCTTCACCTTTCAAAGCTGTTTCCTATCTGAACTATACTCTCTTGAATTGTTCAGCTAATATGGTTTTCTCTCGGTTGAATGTCATTGGCTGTCTAAGCAATTCCATCACTTCAATATTAGCTACTTCTTCTATGAGTATTGCAAGCCAAATGACAAGTTTGTATAACTGTAGCATAATCAACAATTCGTCCGTTCCTGTTTCATGGGCATTTCAATACGAATCAGATTTTCTAACTGACCTTAATACCGATCTTGTGTTAACCTGGGATGAACCAAACTGCAAAAAGTGTGAAGCAAAACATGGTGTTTGTGGGTTCAAGAATGCCATTAATGGAGAAATTCAATGCTTTGACGGTCATGGGACag GTAGCCAAAAAGGTCGACAAGTTTTCAAATTTATTGCAATAACCTTACTTATTCCAGCCATCACATGTATAATTGGCGTATCCTGTTACATCTGCTTGGATTACAGCCGATTCCGCCTCGCTGTAGATGCAATCCAAAATATCACCACCACAACAACCGTAGCACCACAACCGGCATCGTCCACCGGCCTCGACAATTCGACAATCGAGTCATACACAAAAGTAGTGCTTGGAGAGAGTAGGAGAGTTCCAGGACCAAATCATGAAAATTGCCCAATATGCCTGGCAGAGTACCATCCTAATGAGATAGTGAAGTGTATACCTGAATGTGAACATTGCTTTCATGATGAATGCATCGATGAATGGTTAAAGATCAATGGTTCTTGTCCTGTTTGCAGAAACAATCCTTCTCCTGCAACATTATGTTAG
- the LOC132062593 gene encoding putative RING-H2 finger protein ATL21A: MDNLLIFFVSFLLFSSIYAKHDCPLDSICGNNRFDIRFPFGLEGPENLQHCTYPGFNLKCNNQGRAILNLPGAGDFYVRDIDYLTQEIQLYDPSNCLPKRLINFQFPPSSNFKAVFYRNYTFLTCSTDLVTSKFSVIGCMSNSTISTLATSSMSLANQMKSLYNCSVLNSTLPLPVSWTPKYEAVFSSDLNNDLVLIWDEPNCQDCEAKRDFCGFKNSTNGEIQCFDVPGTGNAKGIQIFRIVALSLVIPAITCSMAVTCYICYEQSRDSRRAAAALQNTTGGAAIAPQPETTNGLDDSTIESYTKVVLGESRRVPGPNHGTCPICLGEYHAKEIVRSIPECEHCFHAECIDEWLKINGTCPVCRNTPSPAHVNSS; the protein is encoded by the exons ATGGACAATTTGCTAATCTTCTTTgtctcttttcttctcttttcatcTATCTATGCAAAACATGATTGCCCCCTGGATTCCATCTGCGGAAATAATCGCTTTGACATACGATTTCCTTTTGGATTAGAAGGGCCAGAAAATCTTCAGCACTGTACATATCCCGGTTTCAATCTTAAATGCAACAATCAAGGTAGAGCAATTCTAAATCTTCCAGGTGCAGGGGATTTTTATGTACGCGATATCGACTACCTCACACAAGAAATTCAACTCTACGATCCATCTAATTGCCTCCCAAAACGGCTTATAAATTTTCAATTTCCTCCTTCGTCTAACTTCAAGGCTGTATTTTATCGGAACTATACTTTCTTGACTTGTTCCACAGATTTGGTCACGTCAAAATTCAGTGTTATTGGTTGTATGAGTAATTCTACTATCTCAACTTTGGCTACTTCTTCAATGAGTCTTGCAAACCAAATGAAAAGTTTGTATAACTGCAGTGTACTGAATAGCACTTTGCCTCTTCCTGTTTCGTGGACTCCTAAATATGAGGCAGTTTTTTCAAGTGACCTTAATAATGATCTTGTGTTAATATGGGATGAACCGAATTGCCAAGATTGTGAAGCGAAACGAGATTTTTGTGGGTTTAAGAATTCAACTAATGGAGAAATTCAATGCTTTGATGTTCCTGGAACAG GCAATGCAAAAGGTATACAAATTTTCAGAATTGTTGCACTATCCTTAGTGATACCAGCCATCACATGTTCAATGGCTGTGACATGTTACATCTGCTATGAGCAAAGCCGAGACAGCCGCCGAGCGGCGGCTGCTCTCCAGAATACTACTGGCGGAGCAGCCATAGCACCACAACCGGAAACGACTAATGGGCTCGACGATTCGACGATCGAATCGTACACGAAAGTTGTCTTGGGAGAAAGTCGGAGAGTTCCAGGGCCAAATCATGGAACATGTCCAATATGTTTGGGAGAGTATCATGCAAAAGAGATAGTGAGAAGCATACCTGAGTGTGAACATTGCTTCCATGCTGAATGCATTGATGAATGGTTAAAGATTAATGGTACTTGTCCTGTTTGTAGAAATACTCCTTCTCCTGCTCATGTTAATTCTTCATAA